A genomic stretch from Bradyrhizobium quebecense includes:
- a CDS encoding F0F1 ATP synthase subunit delta: MAAEDPSVSGVSGRYATALFELARDDQSVDQVRADLDKFEAMLNESADLKRLVRSPVFAADAQLKALTAVLDKAGIAGTSAKFLKVLTANRRLFAVADVIRAYRALVAKFKGEATAEVTVAEQLSDKNLDGLKAALKSVTGKDVALNVKVDPSIIGGLVVKLGSRMVDSSLRTKLNSIKNAMKEAG, encoded by the coding sequence GTGGCTGCTGAAGATCCGTCCGTTTCGGGAGTGTCCGGTCGTTACGCAACGGCCCTGTTCGAGTTGGCGCGCGACGATCAATCCGTCGATCAAGTCAGGGCCGATCTCGACAAGTTCGAAGCCATGCTCAACGAGAGCGCCGATCTCAAGCGCCTCGTCCGCAGCCCGGTATTTGCCGCGGACGCCCAGCTGAAGGCGCTGACCGCGGTGCTCGACAAGGCCGGTATCGCCGGCACGTCGGCGAAATTCCTCAAGGTGCTCACCGCCAATCGCCGGCTGTTTGCCGTGGCCGATGTGATCCGCGCCTATCGCGCGCTGGTGGCGAAGTTCAAGGGCGAGGCGACTGCGGAAGTCACCGTCGCCGAGCAGCTCAGTGACAAGAATCTCGACGGGCTGAAGGCCGCACTGAAATCAGTGACGGGCAAGGACGTCGCGCTCAACGTGAAGGTCGATCCCTCCATTATTGGTGGCCTGGTGGTCAAGCTCGGCAGCCGCATGGTGGATAGTTCGCTTCGCACCAAACTCAATTCGATCAAGAACGCGATGAAAGAGGCAGGCTGA
- the atpA gene encoding F0F1 ATP synthase subunit alpha, with translation MDIRAAEISAILKDQIKNFGQEAEVTEVGQVLSVGDGIARVYGLDNVQAGEMVEFENGTRGMALNLETDNVGIVIFGADREIKEGQTVKRTRAIVDAPIGKGLLGRVVDALGNPIDGKGPIQATERKRVDVKAPGIIPRKSVNEPMATGLKAIDALIPIGRGQRELIIGDRQTGKTAIALDTILNQKPLNAQPDENLKLYCVYVAIGQKRSTVAQFVKVLEEQGALEYSIIVAATASDPAPMQYIAPFTACTMGEYFRDNGMHAVIIYDDLSKQAVAYRQMSLLLRRPPGREAYPGDVFYLHSRLLERAAKLNKEHGLGSLTALPVIETQANDVSAYIPTNVISITDGQIFLETDLFFQGIRPAVNVGLSVSRVGSSAQTKATKKVAGKIKGELAQYREMAAFAQFGSDLDASTQRLLNRGSRLTELLKQPQFSPLKMEEQVCVIWAGTNGYLDPLPLNKVKAFEDGLLSLLRGKNVEILDAIRTSRDLSDDTAAKLKTVVEGFAKTFA, from the coding sequence ATGGACATCCGCGCCGCAGAAATTTCTGCGATCCTCAAGGACCAGATCAAGAATTTCGGCCAGGAAGCCGAAGTCACCGAAGTTGGCCAGGTGCTGTCGGTCGGTGACGGTATCGCTCGCGTCTACGGGCTCGACAACGTCCAGGCCGGTGAAATGGTCGAGTTCGAGAACGGCACGCGCGGCATGGCGCTCAACCTTGAAACCGATAACGTCGGTATCGTGATTTTCGGCGCCGACCGCGAGATCAAGGAAGGCCAGACCGTCAAGCGCACCCGCGCGATCGTGGACGCGCCGATCGGCAAGGGCCTGCTCGGCCGCGTCGTCGACGCGCTCGGCAACCCGATCGACGGCAAGGGCCCGATCCAGGCCACCGAACGCAAGCGCGTCGACGTCAAGGCGCCCGGCATCATTCCGCGCAAGTCGGTGAACGAGCCGATGGCCACCGGCCTGAAGGCGATCGATGCGCTGATTCCGATCGGTCGCGGCCAGCGCGAGCTGATCATCGGTGACCGTCAGACCGGTAAGACCGCGATCGCGCTCGATACTATCCTGAACCAGAAGCCGCTGAACGCCCAGCCGGACGAGAACCTCAAGCTGTATTGCGTCTACGTCGCGATCGGCCAGAAGCGCTCCACCGTCGCGCAGTTCGTCAAGGTGCTCGAAGAGCAGGGCGCGCTGGAATACTCGATCATCGTCGCGGCCACCGCGTCCGATCCGGCGCCGATGCAGTACATCGCGCCGTTCACCGCCTGCACCATGGGCGAGTACTTCCGCGACAACGGCATGCACGCCGTGATCATCTATGACGACTTGTCCAAGCAGGCCGTCGCCTATCGCCAGATGTCGCTGCTGCTGCGCCGCCCACCGGGCCGCGAGGCCTATCCTGGCGACGTGTTTTACCTGCATTCCCGCCTGCTCGAGCGCGCCGCCAAGCTCAACAAGGAGCATGGCTTGGGCTCGCTGACGGCGCTGCCGGTCATCGAAACCCAGGCCAACGACGTGTCGGCCTACATTCCGACCAACGTGATCTCGATCACCGACGGCCAGATCTTCCTGGAAACCGACCTGTTCTTCCAGGGTATCCGTCCCGCGGTGAACGTCGGTCTGTCGGTGTCGCGCGTCGGTTCGTCGGCGCAGACCAAGGCAACCAAGAAGGTCGCCGGCAAGATCAAGGGCGAGCTCGCGCAGTACCGCGAAATGGCGGCGTTCGCGCAGTTCGGCTCCGACCTCGACGCCTCGACCCAGCGCCTGCTCAACCGCGGCTCGCGCCTGACCGAACTCCTGAAGCAGCCGCAGTTCTCGCCGCTGAAGATGGAAGAGCAGGTTTGCGTGATCTGGGCCGGCACCAATGGCTACCTCGATCCGCTGCCGCTCAACAAGGTGAAGGCGTTCGAGGACGGCCTGCTCTCGCTGCTGCGCGGCAAGAACGTCGAGATCCTCGACGCGATCCGCACCAGCCGCGATCTGTCCGACGACACCGCCGCCAAGCTCAAGACGGTAGTCGAGGGCTTCGCCAAGACGTTTGCGTAA
- a CDS encoding F0F1 ATP synthase subunit gamma, which produces MASLKDMRVRIASTKATQKITKAMQMVAASKLRRAQNAAEAARPYATKMDAVISNIAAAANGSPGAPALLAGTGNDQVHLLLVCTGERGLSGAFNSAIVRLARERANALLAQGKEVKFFCVGRKGYEQLRRTFEKRIVEHLDLRSVRQIGFVNAEDIANKVLARFEAGEFDVCTLFYSRFQSVIAQIPTAQQIIPLEVAAPAASVAPATSYEYEPEEDQILGSLLPRNLAVQVFRALLENNASFYGAQMSAMDSATRNAGEMIRKQTLIYNRTRQAQITKELIEIISGAEAV; this is translated from the coding sequence ATGGCGTCACTGAAAGACATGCGGGTCCGCATCGCCTCGACCAAGGCGACGCAGAAGATCACCAAGGCCATGCAGATGGTCGCAGCCTCGAAGCTGCGCCGCGCGCAGAACGCCGCCGAGGCGGCGCGGCCCTATGCCACCAAGATGGATGCGGTGATTTCCAACATCGCCGCCGCGGCCAACGGCTCGCCCGGCGCGCCGGCGCTGCTGGCGGGCACCGGCAATGACCAGGTGCACCTGCTTCTGGTCTGCACCGGCGAGCGCGGCCTGTCCGGCGCTTTCAACTCCGCCATCGTGCGTCTGGCGCGCGAGCGGGCGAACGCGCTGCTCGCGCAAGGCAAGGAAGTCAAATTCTTCTGCGTCGGCCGCAAGGGCTACGAACAGCTGCGGCGGACGTTCGAGAAGCGGATTGTCGAGCACCTCGACCTGCGTTCGGTGCGGCAGATCGGCTTCGTCAACGCCGAGGACATCGCCAACAAAGTGTTGGCACGGTTCGAGGCCGGCGAATTCGATGTCTGCACGCTGTTCTATTCGCGCTTCCAGTCGGTGATCGCGCAGATCCCGACCGCGCAGCAGATCATCCCGCTCGAGGTGGCTGCACCCGCGGCCAGCGTGGCTCCCGCGACCTCGTACGAATACGAGCCGGAAGAGGACCAGATTCTCGGCAGCCTGCTGCCGCGCAACCTTGCGGTGCAGGTCTTCCGTGCGCTGCTGGAGAACAACGCCTCGTTCTACGGCGCGCAGATGAGCGCGATGGACAGCGCGACGCGCAACGCCGGCGAGATGATCCGTAAGCAAACCCTGATTTACAACCGAACCCGTCAGGCCCAGATCACGAAGGAGCTGATCGAGATCATCTCCGGCGCTGAGGCGGTCTAA
- the atpD gene encoding F0F1 ATP synthase subunit beta, whose amino-acid sequence MATAANQIGRVTQVTGAVVDVQFEGHLPAILNALETKNGGNRLVLEVAQHLGESTVRTIAMDITEGLVRGQEVTDTGEPIRVPVGEGTLGRIINVIGEPIDEAGPIKSEGLRAIHQEAPSYTDQSTEAEILVTGIKVVDLLAPYAKGGKIGLFGGAGVGKTVLIQELINNVAKAHGGYSVFAGVGERTREGNDLYHEFIESKVNADPHNPDPSVKSKCALVFGQMNEPPGARARVGLTGLTVAEHFRDQGQDVLFFVDNIFRFTQAGSEVSALLGRIPSAVGYQPTLATDMGALQERITTTQKGSITSVQAIYVPADDLTDPAPATSFAHLDATTVLSRAISEKGIYPAVDPLDSTSRMLSALVVGEEHYNTARMVQQILQRYKSLQDIIAILGMDELSEEDKLTVARARKVERFLSQPFHVAEVFTGSPGKFVDLADTIKGFRDLCQGKYDHLPEAAFYMVGTIEEAVEKGKKLAAEAA is encoded by the coding sequence ATGGCTACAGCAGCCAATCAGATCGGTCGCGTTACCCAGGTCACGGGCGCCGTGGTCGACGTGCAGTTCGAAGGCCACCTTCCGGCGATTCTGAATGCGCTCGAGACCAAGAACGGCGGCAACCGCCTGGTGCTCGAAGTCGCGCAGCATCTCGGTGAATCGACCGTCCGCACCATCGCGATGGATATCACCGAAGGTCTGGTGCGCGGCCAGGAAGTCACCGACACCGGTGAGCCGATCCGCGTGCCGGTCGGCGAAGGCACGCTCGGCCGCATCATCAACGTCATCGGCGAGCCGATCGACGAGGCCGGTCCGATCAAGTCCGAAGGCCTGCGCGCCATCCACCAGGAAGCGCCGAGCTACACCGACCAGTCGACCGAAGCGGAAATTCTCGTCACCGGCATCAAGGTCGTCGACCTTCTCGCCCCGTACGCCAAGGGTGGCAAGATCGGCCTGTTCGGCGGCGCCGGCGTCGGCAAGACCGTGCTGATTCAGGAACTGATCAACAACGTCGCGAAGGCGCACGGTGGTTACTCCGTGTTCGCCGGCGTCGGCGAGCGGACCCGTGAAGGCAACGACCTCTATCACGAGTTCATCGAATCGAAGGTCAACGCCGATCCGCACAATCCGGATCCGAGCGTGAAGTCGAAGTGCGCGCTGGTGTTCGGCCAGATGAACGAACCGCCGGGCGCCCGCGCCCGCGTCGGTCTGACCGGTCTGACGGTCGCCGAGCACTTCCGCGACCAGGGCCAGGACGTGCTGTTCTTCGTCGACAACATCTTCCGCTTCACCCAGGCGGGTTCGGAAGTGTCGGCGCTGCTCGGCCGTATTCCTTCGGCGGTGGGTTATCAGCCGACGCTCGCGACCGACATGGGCGCGCTGCAGGAGCGCATCACCACCACCCAGAAGGGCTCGATCACCTCGGTGCAGGCGATCTACGTGCCGGCCGACGACTTGACCGATCCGGCGCCCGCCACCTCGTTCGCGCACTTGGACGCCACCACGGTGCTGTCGCGCGCGATCTCGGAAAAGGGCATCTATCCGGCGGTGGACCCGCTCGACTCGACCTCGCGCATGCTGTCGGCGCTGGTCGTCGGCGAGGAGCACTACAACACCGCGCGTATGGTCCAGCAGATCCTGCAACGCTACAAGTCGCTGCAGGACATCATCGCCATTCTCGGCATGGACGAATTGTCGGAAGAGGACAAGCTGACGGTCGCCCGCGCCCGCAAGGTCGAGCGCTTCCTGTCGCAGCCGTTCCACGTCGCCGAAGTCTTCACCGGCTCGCCGGGCAAGTTCGTCGACCTCGCCGACACCATCAAGGGCTTCCGCGATCTCTGCCAGGGCAAGTACGACCATCTGCCGGAAGCGGCGTTCTACATGGTCGGCACGATCGAAGAAGCCGTCGAGAAGGGCAAGAAGCTCGCCGCCGAAGCGGCCTAA
- a CDS encoding F0F1 ATP synthase subunit epsilon: MATFHFDLVSPEKLAFSGEVDQVDVPGVEGDFGVLAGHAPVVATIRPGILTITTAGKREKVIVLGGLAEVSDKGLTVLADVATTIADLDRAKFAETINEMQEKLSEKEGSELDHEIERLDHFKSIQHELNATAMH; the protein is encoded by the coding sequence ATGGCCACCTTCCACTTCGATCTCGTCTCTCCCGAAAAGCTCGCCTTCTCCGGCGAGGTGGATCAGGTTGACGTCCCCGGTGTGGAGGGTGATTTCGGTGTGCTCGCCGGACACGCTCCGGTCGTCGCCACGATTCGTCCGGGCATCCTGACGATCACGACCGCGGGCAAGCGCGAGAAGGTGATCGTGCTCGGCGGCCTCGCCGAGGTGTCGGACAAGGGCCTCACTGTGCTCGCCGACGTCGCCACCACGATTGCGGATCTCGATCGCGCGAAGTTCGCCGAGACGATCAACGAAATGCAGGAGAAGCTCTCCGAGAAGGAAGGCTCCGAACTCGACCACGAGATCGAGCGGCTCGATCACTTCAAGAGCATCCAGCACGAGCTCAACGCGACGGCTATGCACTAA
- a CDS encoding RNA pyrophosphohydrolase — MSSDKPYRPNVGIALFNGDGRVLIGHRIKNDGPEIVLPGLEWQMPQGGIDDGEDPRQAVMRELWEETGAVNANYLGETDWMTYEFPAYDGPASHRLAKFRGQRQKWFALRFTGRDEEIDPLTPRNGQPAEFDQWRWERLDRVADLVVPFRREVYRAVAIRFAEFAG, encoded by the coding sequence ATGTCATCAGATAAGCCCTATCGCCCCAATGTGGGCATCGCGCTGTTCAACGGCGACGGACGCGTGCTGATCGGCCACCGGATCAAGAACGACGGCCCGGAGATCGTGCTGCCCGGCCTCGAATGGCAGATGCCGCAGGGCGGCATCGACGACGGCGAGGACCCGCGCCAGGCCGTGATGCGCGAATTGTGGGAAGAGACCGGGGCGGTCAACGCCAACTATCTCGGCGAGACCGACTGGATGACCTACGAATTCCCGGCCTATGACGGGCCGGCATCGCATCGGCTGGCCAAATTCCGGGGCCAGCGGCAGAAATGGTTTGCGCTGCGCTTCACCGGGCGCGACGAGGAGATCGATCCATTGACCCCGCGCAACGGCCAACCCGCCGAGTTCGATCAATGGCGCTGGGAGCGTCTCGATCGCGTCGCCGATCTCGTGGTGCCGTTCCGCCGCGAGGTCTATCGCGCAGTCGCGATCCGGTTCGCGGAATTCGCCGGCTGA
- a CDS encoding RNA pyrophosphohydrolase: protein MARYEDLPYRTCVGIMLLNTAGLVFIGRRAGGIEHVDDAHVWQMPQGGVDPGEDTFQAARRELYEETSVKSVEKLGEVSDWLIYDIPRTVAGRAWKGRYRGQRQKWFALRFTGDENEINVAHPGGGHKAEFITWRWEPMKNLPELIVPFKRPVYERVVKEFAGLAAK from the coding sequence ATGGCACGTTATGAAGACCTGCCCTATCGAACCTGCGTCGGCATCATGCTGCTGAATACGGCGGGACTGGTCTTCATCGGACGCCGCGCCGGCGGCATCGAGCATGTCGACGACGCGCATGTCTGGCAGATGCCGCAAGGCGGCGTCGATCCCGGCGAAGACACGTTTCAGGCCGCACGGCGCGAGCTCTATGAAGAGACCAGCGTCAAGTCGGTGGAGAAGCTCGGCGAGGTCTCGGACTGGCTGATCTATGATATCCCGCGCACCGTCGCAGGCCGCGCCTGGAAGGGTCGCTACCGCGGCCAGCGGCAAAAGTGGTTCGCATTGCGCTTCACCGGCGACGAGAACGAGATCAACGTCGCCCACCCCGGCGGCGGCCACAAGGCCGAGTTCATCACCTGGCGCTGGGAGCCGATGAAGAATCTGCCGGAGCTGATTGTGCCGTTCAAGCGTCCGGTCTATGAGCGCGTCGTGAAGGAATTCGCCGGTCTGGCGGCCAAATAG
- a CDS encoding divergent polysaccharide deacetylase family protein: protein MAEAADELSTPLGQNTVGRTRRVRLPFTAMQALAVLLGLALVGFAGVALFNDNPLGGEPIARITLRNPPPAAADDKHAPAEPVVKSAAKAPAAGGDAKNDAKTVTIIDGSSGKRQDVVIGAGDPAEKTTDGDAPPLAMTGIDPRLLEKSRHGMIPAVADGLKPFTVYAAEADRAKAARMPVVAIVVAGLGVGAAKTTDAIMKLPPAVTLAFTPYGADPGKLAERARTQRHEILLQIPMEPFDYPDNDPGPQTLLTTLSSEQNLDRLYWHLSRLQGYAGIANFMGARFVATDPVMQPIVREAAKRGLSFFDDGSTPRSVAQSLSAGQSLPFAKADFAIDVVPTSAEIDRALVKLETIAKERGTAVGVASALPVSIERLGAWLKTLDSKGIMLVPLTTAMLKSKSG, encoded by the coding sequence ATGGCAGAAGCGGCCGACGAACTGAGCACGCCGCTTGGGCAGAACACCGTGGGCAGGACGCGCCGTGTCCGCTTGCCATTCACGGCGATGCAGGCGCTCGCCGTGCTGCTGGGGCTCGCGCTGGTCGGCTTCGCCGGCGTCGCGCTGTTCAACGACAATCCGCTCGGCGGCGAACCGATTGCCCGCATCACGCTCCGCAATCCCCCGCCCGCAGCCGCCGACGATAAACACGCCCCGGCCGAACCGGTGGTCAAATCCGCCGCCAAAGCCCCGGCCGCAGGCGGCGATGCCAAGAACGACGCCAAGACCGTCACCATCATCGACGGCTCCAGCGGCAAGCGCCAGGACGTGGTGATCGGCGCCGGCGATCCGGCCGAAAAGACGACGGATGGCGACGCGCCGCCGCTCGCGATGACCGGGATCGACCCGCGCCTGCTGGAGAAGTCGCGCCACGGCATGATCCCAGCGGTCGCCGATGGCCTGAAGCCGTTCACGGTCTATGCGGCCGAAGCCGACCGCGCCAAGGCGGCCCGGATGCCTGTGGTCGCCATCGTGGTCGCCGGCCTCGGGGTCGGCGCCGCCAAGACCACTGACGCCATCATGAAGCTGCCGCCGGCCGTGACGCTGGCCTTCACGCCCTACGGCGCCGACCCCGGCAAGCTCGCGGAACGTGCTCGGACGCAGCGCCACGAGATCCTGCTGCAGATCCCGATGGAGCCGTTCGACTATCCCGACAACGATCCGGGCCCGCAGACCCTGCTGACCACATTGAGCAGCGAGCAGAACCTCGACCGTCTCTATTGGCACCTCAGCCGCCTGCAGGGATATGCCGGGATCGCCAATTTCATGGGAGCCCGGTTCGTCGCAACCGATCCCGTGATGCAGCCCATCGTGCGCGAGGCGGCCAAGCGCGGCCTGAGCTTTTTCGACGACGGTTCCACCCCGCGCAGCGTCGCACAGAGCCTCTCGGCCGGCCAATCGTTGCCGTTCGCCAAGGCCGATTTCGCCATCGACGTGGTGCCGACATCGGCGGAAATCGACCGCGCACTGGTCAAGCTGGAAACGATCGCCAAGGAACGCGGCACGGCCGTGGGCGTCGCCTCGGCGCTGCCGGTCTCGATCGAGCGGCTCGGCGCCTGGCTCAAGACACTGGACTCCAAGGGCATCATGCTTGTGCCATTGACAACGGCGATGCTGAAATCAAAATCGGGCTAG
- a CDS encoding S41 family peptidase, which yields MMRKTSVILLSAATGAALTLFVTQPRAVLIGSSARAATSDTYRQLNLFGDVFERVRSDYVEKPDDSKLVESAISGMLSGLDPHSSYMDAKSFRDMQVQTRGEFGGLGIEVTMEDGLIKVVSPIDDTPASKAGIMANDIITNLDDEAVQGLTLNQAVEKMRGPVNTKIKLKIIRKGQDNPIDVTLVRDNIRVRSVRARVEADDIAYIRITTFNEQTTEGLKKEVANLQSQIGDKLKGYIIDLRNNPGGLLEEAVTVSDSFLERGEIVSTRGRNAEETQRRAAHPGDLTKGKPVIVLINGGSASASEIVAGALQDHKRATLVGTRSFGKGSVQTIIPLGSGNGALRLTTARYYTPSGKSIQAKGIVPDIEVLQDVPEELKARTDTKGEASLRGHLKNDGDEKTGSQSYVPPDAKDDKALKMADDLLHGIKSTSSATPAPAAPGDKAAVDKPGNKAAN from the coding sequence ATGATGCGCAAGACTTCGGTAATTCTCCTTAGCGCCGCCACCGGCGCGGCCCTGACGCTTTTCGTCACGCAGCCCCGCGCTGTGCTGATCGGATCGAGCGCGCGCGCCGCGACGTCGGACACCTACCGCCAGCTCAATCTGTTCGGCGACGTGTTCGAACGGGTGCGCAGCGACTATGTCGAGAAGCCGGATGACAGCAAGCTCGTCGAGTCCGCGATCTCGGGCATGCTGTCCGGTCTCGATCCGCACTCGAGCTACATGGATGCCAAGAGCTTCCGCGACATGCAGGTGCAGACCCGCGGCGAGTTCGGCGGTCTCGGCATCGAGGTCACGATGGAAGACGGCCTGATCAAGGTCGTCTCGCCGATCGACGACACCCCGGCCTCGAAGGCCGGCATCATGGCCAACGACATCATCACCAATCTCGACGACGAAGCTGTGCAGGGCCTGACGCTGAACCAGGCCGTCGAGAAGATGCGCGGTCCGGTCAACACCAAGATCAAGCTCAAGATCATCCGCAAGGGCCAGGACAATCCGATCGACGTCACGCTGGTGCGCGACAACATCCGCGTTCGCTCGGTACGGGCGCGCGTCGAGGCCGACGACATCGCCTATATCCGCATCACCACCTTCAACGAGCAGACCACCGAAGGCCTGAAGAAGGAAGTCGCCAACCTGCAGAGCCAGATCGGCGACAAGCTGAAGGGCTACATCATCGATCTCAGAAACAACCCCGGCGGCCTGCTCGAAGAGGCCGTCACGGTGTCCGACTCCTTCCTGGAGCGCGGCGAGATCGTCTCGACCCGCGGACGCAATGCCGAGGAAACCCAGCGCCGCGCCGCGCACCCCGGCGACCTGACCAAGGGCAAGCCGGTCATCGTGCTGATCAATGGCGGCTCGGCATCGGCCTCCGAAATCGTCGCCGGCGCGCTGCAGGACCACAAGCGTGCGACGCTGGTCGGCACCCGCTCGTTCGGCAAGGGTTCGGTGCAGACCATCATCCCGCTCGGCTCGGGCAACGGCGCACTGCGCCTGACCACCGCGCGCTACTACACGCCATCGGGCAAGTCGATCCAGGCCAAAGGCATCGTGCCCGACATCGAGGTGCTGCAGGACGTGCCGGAAGAGCTGAAGGCGCGCACCGACACCAAGGGCGAGGCCTCGCTGCGCGGGCATCTGAAGAACGACGGCGACGAGAAGACCGGGTCGCAGTCCTACGTCCCGCCGGACGCCAAGGACGACAAGGCGCTGAAGATGGCGGACGACCTGCTGCACGGCATCAAGTCGACCTCGAGCGCGACGCCGGCACCGGCAGCGCCCGGCGACAAGGCCGCGGTCGACAAGCCCGGCAACAAGGCCGCGAACTGA
- a CDS encoding murein hydrolase activator EnvC family protein → MQHKRDTASDSHLGTARRRWLPASLPLLIAMLAAYPLTAAHAQATPPAQQSAPPAQQAATAETSPDAIKQREQELEAAREQQRKATELQEKLKADIAAIGQDRSKLNQQLIDIAGQVRGVETRIADAEARLQPLDGREREIRGSLDSRRSEVIEVLAALQRAGRRTPPALLVRPEDALQSLRTAMLLGAVVPELRVRAEKLAADLGELVALRKTISTERDALAADRDKLREDQTRLAALVDERQRQQSAAEKDMEAEGARAIALSKQAADLQSLIAKMEQDLKSAAKAAATASLQGAPATVNGKPNLGALKDPARMSPAVAFASAKGLFSYPVNGTKIREFGGSDGAGGVQKGISLAAKPGAQVTTPCDGWVVYAGPFRSYGQLLILNAGGGYHVLIAGMERISVNIGQFVLTGEPVATMGSTSQVASILATNASQPVLYVEFRKDGTPIDPGPWWAANEGEKVRG, encoded by the coding sequence ATGCAGCACAAGCGGGACACAGCTTCGGATTCGCATCTCGGCACCGCGCGCCGCCGCTGGTTGCCTGCGTCCCTGCCTCTGTTGATCGCTATGCTCGCCGCGTATCCGCTGACCGCGGCGCATGCGCAGGCGACACCACCCGCGCAACAGTCCGCCCCGCCGGCACAGCAGGCCGCAACAGCGGAGACATCGCCCGACGCCATCAAGCAGCGCGAGCAGGAGCTCGAGGCCGCGCGCGAACAGCAGCGCAAGGCCACCGAGTTGCAGGAGAAGTTGAAGGCCGACATCGCCGCGATCGGCCAGGACCGCAGCAAGCTCAATCAGCAGCTGATCGACATTGCCGGCCAGGTGCGCGGCGTCGAGACCCGGATCGCCGACGCCGAGGCGCGCCTGCAGCCGCTCGACGGCCGCGAGCGCGAAATCCGCGGCTCGCTCGATTCACGCCGCTCCGAAGTGATCGAGGTGCTGGCCGCGTTGCAGCGCGCCGGGCGGCGCACGCCGCCGGCGCTCCTGGTGCGGCCCGAGGACGCGCTGCAATCGCTGCGCACCGCGATGCTGCTCGGCGCGGTGGTGCCGGAATTGCGCGTCCGCGCCGAAAAGCTTGCGGCCGATCTCGGCGAACTGGTGGCGCTGCGCAAGACCATCTCGACCGAACGCGATGCGCTGGCGGCCGACCGCGACAAACTCAGGGAAGACCAGACTCGCCTGGCGGCGCTGGTCGACGAACGGCAGCGGCAGCAAAGCGCGGCCGAAAAGGACATGGAGGCCGAAGGCGCCCGCGCCATCGCGCTGTCGAAGCAGGCCGCCGATCTGCAGAGCCTGATCGCCAAGATGGAGCAGGATCTCAAGAGCGCGGCCAAGGCCGCCGCCACGGCCAGCCTCCAGGGGGCCCCGGCGACCGTTAACGGCAAGCCCAATCTGGGGGCGCTCAAGGACCCCGCCCGCATGAGCCCGGCGGTCGCCTTCGCCTCGGCCAAAGGCCTGTTCTCCTATCCCGTGAATGGCACCAAGATTCGCGAATTTGGCGGTTCCGACGGCGCAGGGGGCGTACAAAAGGGCATTTCCTTGGCCGCCAAACCAGGCGCGCAGGTCACAACCCCGTGTGACGGCTGGGTTGTTTACGCTGGTCCTTTCCGCAGCTACGGACAACTCTTGATCCTCAATGCCGGGGGCGGGTATCATGTCCTGATCGCCGGGATGGAGCGTATTTCGGTAAACATCGGCCAGTTTGTGCTAACGGGGGAGCCGGTTGCGACCATGGGGTCGACGTCCCAGGTTGCATCCATTCTCGCGACCAATGCGAGCCAGCCAGTGCTCTATGTCGAGTTCCGGAAAGACGGCACTCCAATCGATCCAGGTCCATGGTGGGCCGCAAATGAAGGCGAAAAGGTTCGCGGATGA
- the rlmH gene encoding 23S rRNA (pseudouridine(1915)-N(3))-methyltransferase RlmH, protein MRLVVICIGRLKQGPERELAERYRERFEDIGRKLGFRGLDIHEIAESRARDTAARIAEEAAAIAALLPEKHMLVALDERGKSIDSASFAQQLGRWRDEGAAHTVFVIGGADGLSPELQRNASLRIAFGSATWPHQMVRVMLLEQIYRAATILAGHPYHRA, encoded by the coding sequence ATGCGTCTCGTCGTGATCTGCATCGGCCGCCTGAAACAGGGCCCTGAACGGGAGCTCGCCGAGCGTTACCGCGAGCGCTTCGAGGATATCGGCCGCAAGCTCGGCTTTCGCGGCCTCGACATCCATGAGATTGCGGAGAGCCGCGCGCGCGATACGGCCGCGCGCATCGCCGAGGAGGCCGCGGCGATCGCGGCGCTGCTGCCGGAAAAGCACATGCTGGTCGCGCTCGACGAACGCGGCAAGAGCATCGACAGCGCAAGCTTTGCACAGCAGCTTGGCCGCTGGCGCGACGAGGGGGCAGCACATACTGTCTTCGTGATCGGCGGCGCGGACGGACTTTCGCCTGAATTGCAGCGCAACGCTTCGTTGCGTATTGCATTCGGCTCCGCGACCTGGCCGCACCAAATGGTCCGCGTCATGCTTCTGGAACAGATTTATCGGGCCGCGACCATTTTGGCCGGCCACCCCTACCATCGCGCCTGA